A window of Catenulispora sp. GP43 contains these coding sequences:
- a CDS encoding helix-turn-helix domain-containing protein → MDASGQASQTTFAAELRRLRQRARLTLEALADASGVSARTIGGLERGHSLGPQRRTVMALADGLNLDEADREALERLAEVGRPRPVTAPAGWCAPPRPVADFAGREDELVRLAALAAGQGHAASVVVLSGPGGIGKTTLAVEAGRRLADDKGFALFYLDLRGLDDEPLDPVTALFRLLKALGVGNRDMPDDVDGRSGQFRALLEERPAVVVLDNARDEEQVRPLLPGAGPGLALVASRRLLTGLEGVARLPVPVLDSGSAVGLLRSIIGGADGNRSEGLAELAALCGGLPLALRIIGNRLATRPGWTARQLADRLADSERRLERIHAGDLQITAAFGMSYDHLSPAAQRLCRRLALVPGPDFAPPLASVLIGASVEETEELLDELHELGLLSQVGDIRYGFHDLIRLFAGDRLAAEEDEAQREASTKAMVEWLVEVTVTAGRWFEPDYGAAPQDWGLPVDLSTSEAATAWLQAEADNWLGAVRIAAAHGWDRQVVDTAEALHWFSDHWLAWAHWFELFSLAASAAERMGDAVAQATQLNYVSWALAARGENKQAHETALRAVRIAEQAGDIQQKAWGFNYAAAALLYSDPAAALPHAQDAERLFAQAGDFVAHLQALQTVAFALTQLERPHEAIEKLHEALEMARVPQTTAARQLVADIALFSGARHLAWSYTAVGDDALAEDFYRNALADVDRLDLPFQQAGTEVRLAGVLHRRGRPDEATSMLHTARARFLAVDAAAQVAEIDEQLEQWRDGQ, encoded by the coding sequence ATGGACGCTAGCGGACAGGCATCGCAGACTACGTTCGCCGCTGAGCTGCGCCGTCTCCGCCAGCGTGCGCGTCTGACGTTGGAGGCGTTGGCGGACGCGTCAGGGGTCAGCGCGCGGACGATCGGCGGGCTGGAGCGCGGGCACAGCCTGGGACCGCAGCGGCGGACGGTGATGGCGCTCGCCGACGGCCTGAACCTGGACGAGGCCGATCGGGAAGCGCTGGAACGGCTGGCGGAAGTCGGGCGCCCGCGCCCGGTCACGGCGCCGGCCGGATGGTGCGCGCCGCCCCGGCCGGTCGCCGACTTCGCGGGACGCGAGGACGAACTGGTCCGGCTCGCGGCGCTGGCCGCAGGTCAGGGGCACGCGGCCTCGGTCGTTGTGCTGTCCGGTCCAGGCGGCATCGGCAAGACGACGCTCGCGGTCGAGGCCGGGCGGCGGCTGGCGGACGACAAAGGGTTCGCTTTGTTCTACCTGGACCTGCGCGGGTTGGACGACGAGCCGCTGGACCCGGTGACCGCGTTGTTCCGCCTGCTGAAGGCCCTTGGCGTCGGGAACCGCGACATGCCTGATGACGTGGACGGCCGGTCGGGGCAGTTCCGTGCGCTGTTGGAAGAACGGCCCGCGGTCGTCGTCCTGGACAACGCCCGGGACGAGGAGCAGGTGCGGCCGCTGCTGCCCGGTGCCGGACCGGGGCTGGCACTGGTAGCCAGTCGCAGGCTGCTGACCGGGCTGGAAGGGGTTGCGCGGCTGCCGGTTCCGGTTCTGGACTCCGGGTCGGCCGTCGGGTTGCTGCGTTCGATCATCGGCGGCGCCGATGGGAACCGCAGTGAGGGGCTCGCCGAGCTGGCCGCGTTGTGCGGCGGGCTGCCGCTGGCCCTGCGCATCATCGGCAACCGGCTGGCCACCAGGCCGGGCTGGACCGCTCGGCAACTGGCCGACCGGCTGGCCGATTCCGAGCGGCGGCTGGAGCGGATCCACGCCGGAGATCTGCAGATCACGGCGGCGTTCGGCATGTCGTACGACCACTTGAGCCCGGCCGCGCAGCGGCTGTGCCGCCGGCTGGCATTGGTGCCCGGTCCCGACTTCGCCCCTCCTTTGGCCTCGGTGCTGATCGGTGCCTCCGTGGAGGAGACCGAGGAGTTGTTGGACGAGCTCCACGAGCTGGGTCTGCTATCCCAGGTCGGCGACATCCGCTACGGCTTCCACGACCTGATCCGGCTGTTCGCCGGCGATCGCCTGGCAGCCGAGGAGGATGAGGCGCAGCGGGAGGCTTCGACCAAGGCGATGGTCGAGTGGCTGGTGGAGGTGACCGTGACGGCCGGCCGCTGGTTCGAGCCCGACTACGGCGCCGCGCCCCAGGACTGGGGGCTGCCGGTCGACCTGTCGACGTCCGAGGCCGCCACAGCGTGGCTACAGGCCGAGGCTGACAACTGGCTCGGCGCGGTGCGGATCGCCGCGGCGCACGGCTGGGATCGTCAGGTCGTCGACACCGCCGAAGCCCTGCACTGGTTCTCAGACCACTGGCTCGCCTGGGCGCACTGGTTCGAGCTGTTCAGCCTGGCTGCCTCGGCGGCGGAGCGGATGGGCGACGCCGTGGCGCAGGCGACGCAGCTGAACTACGTGTCCTGGGCTCTGGCGGCGCGTGGCGAGAACAAGCAGGCGCACGAGACCGCTCTGCGCGCGGTCCGGATCGCCGAACAGGCCGGAGATATCCAGCAGAAGGCCTGGGGGTTCAACTATGCGGCTGCTGCGTTGCTCTACTCGGACCCCGCCGCGGCGCTGCCCCACGCTCAGGACGCGGAACGGTTGTTCGCGCAAGCGGGGGACTTCGTGGCCCATTTACAGGCGCTCCAGACGGTGGCCTTTGCCCTGACACAGCTGGAACGGCCGCACGAGGCCATCGAAAAGCTTCACGAGGCCCTGGAAATGGCCCGCGTCCCGCAGACCACCGCGGCACGACAACTGGTCGCCGACATCGCACTGTTCTCCGGTGCAAGGCACCTGGCCTGGTCATACACGGCAGTCGGCGACGACGCCCTGGCCGAGGACTTCTACCGGAACGCACTTGCCGACGTCGACCGCCTCGACCTCCCGTTCCAGCAGGCCGGCACCGAGGTGCGACTCGCGGGCGTGCTGCACCGACGGGGCCGCCCCGACGAAGCCACGTCGATGCTTCACACAGCCCGGGCGCGGTTCCTGGCGGTGGACGCCGCTGCGCAGGTCGCAGAAATCGACGAGCAGCTGGAGCAATGGCGGGACGGCCAGTGA
- a CDS encoding alpha/beta hydrolase: MPTRRFRRTAITATAVLALGSAVTASAVAASPSGQNKVVLEPAAQAFADTAAKNPPIYTLSYADARKALDSAQAGPVSVLPADVSHRTLPVGPTGSVTVEIVRPAGATGKLPVVMYVHGGGWVLGDESTHDRLVRQIANGAHSEVVFVDYTPSPEARFPIAIEQIYAATQWVAQHGSEINADSSRIAIAGDSVGGDMSAAITLMAKERGGPHLAGQALFYPVVDANFNTASYKEFAQGPWLTRKSMEWFWNAYEPNVAARDNILASPLLASTDQLSGLPKALVITDEADVLRDGGEAYAAKLRAAGDNVTAVRYEGVFHDFMMLNALSTTNADQAAVAQADSFLSGVLHTGS; the protein is encoded by the coding sequence ATGCCCACGCGTCGATTCCGGCGGACCGCCATCACCGCTACCGCCGTGCTGGCTCTCGGCTCTGCTGTGACGGCCAGCGCCGTCGCGGCGAGTCCGAGCGGTCAGAACAAGGTGGTCCTGGAGCCTGCTGCTCAGGCTTTCGCCGATACCGCGGCCAAGAATCCGCCGATCTACACCCTGTCCTATGCGGATGCCCGCAAGGCACTGGACAGCGCCCAGGCCGGCCCGGTCTCCGTGCTCCCGGCCGATGTCTCGCATCGCACGCTGCCGGTGGGCCCCACGGGGTCGGTGACGGTTGAGATCGTTCGTCCCGCCGGTGCGACCGGCAAGCTGCCGGTCGTCATGTACGTCCACGGCGGCGGGTGGGTACTCGGAGACGAGTCGACGCACGACCGCCTGGTCCGCCAGATCGCCAACGGCGCGCACTCCGAGGTGGTCTTCGTCGACTACACCCCGTCGCCCGAGGCCCGCTTCCCGATCGCGATCGAGCAGATCTACGCGGCGACCCAGTGGGTCGCCCAGCACGGCAGCGAGATCAACGCCGACAGCTCCCGGATCGCCATAGCCGGTGACAGCGTCGGCGGCGACATGTCGGCGGCTATCACCCTCATGGCCAAGGAGCGCGGTGGTCCCCACTTGGCCGGGCAGGCGCTGTTCTATCCCGTGGTGGATGCGAACTTCAACACCGCGTCCTACAAGGAGTTCGCCCAGGGCCCTTGGCTGACCCGCAAGTCGATGGAGTGGTTCTGGAACGCCTACGAGCCGAACGTGGCCGCCCGCGACAACATCCTCGCCTCGCCGTTGCTCGCCAGCACCGACCAGCTCTCCGGTCTGCCGAAGGCACTGGTCATCACCGATGAGGCGGACGTTCTGCGCGACGGGGGCGAGGCCTACGCCGCCAAGCTCCGCGCGGCCGGCGACAACGTTACCGCCGTGCGCTACGAGGGCGTCTTCCACGACTTCATGATGCTGAACGCCCTGTCCACCACCAACGCGGACCAGGCCGCGGTAGCCCAGGCGGACAGCTTCCTGTCCGGCGTCCTGCACACCGGATCCTGA
- a CDS encoding alpha/beta hydrolase, translating into MSETESVLEPAAQAFVDAAGEPPLIHQLGPEKGRLVLDFLQDGDLPVPAADVEDLVVPGGPSGAVTLRIFRPVGSGGPLPVVLYIHGAGWVFGNARTHNRLVRELAVRARAATVFVDYSLSPEAKYPVAIEEIYAALLWLAEHGAAHGLDGRRIAVAGDCVGGTMAAAITMLAKRRGGPVLAGQSLFYPVTDAAFDTDSYDRFAEGYFLTRERMRWFWDQYTTDPAERVNVTAAPLRATPEELAGLPPALVIVAEADVVRDEGEAYAAALRAAGVPTTAVRYDGVIHDFMVLDAMRGTQAAMAATRQAADFLREVLHP; encoded by the coding sequence GTGTCCGAGACCGAGTCGGTGCTGGAGCCGGCTGCGCAGGCCTTCGTCGACGCGGCCGGCGAACCGCCGCTCATCCATCAGTTGGGCCCGGAGAAGGGGCGCCTGGTCCTCGACTTCCTCCAGGACGGAGACCTTCCCGTCCCGGCCGCCGACGTCGAGGACCTGGTCGTACCCGGCGGTCCTTCCGGTGCCGTCACTCTCCGGATCTTCAGGCCGGTGGGAAGTGGCGGTCCGCTTCCCGTCGTCCTGTACATCCACGGCGCGGGCTGGGTGTTCGGCAACGCCCGCACCCACAACCGGCTGGTCCGCGAGCTGGCCGTCCGAGCCCGGGCCGCGACGGTGTTCGTCGACTACAGCCTGTCGCCGGAGGCGAAATATCCCGTCGCGATCGAGGAGATCTACGCGGCACTCCTGTGGCTGGCCGAGCACGGCGCCGCGCACGGCCTGGACGGCCGGCGCATCGCGGTGGCCGGGGACTGCGTCGGCGGCACCATGGCCGCGGCGATCACGATGCTCGCCAAGCGGCGCGGCGGTCCGGTCCTGGCCGGGCAGTCGCTGTTCTACCCGGTGACCGACGCCGCCTTCGACACCGACTCCTACGACAGGTTCGCGGAGGGCTACTTCCTTACCCGCGAACGCATGCGCTGGTTCTGGGATCAGTACACCACCGACCCCGCCGAGCGGGTCAACGTCACCGCCGCACCGTTGCGCGCGACCCCGGAGGAACTGGCCGGATTGCCACCGGCTCTCGTCATCGTGGCCGAGGCCGACGTCGTCCGCGACGAAGGCGAGGCCTATGCTGCCGCACTGCGCGCCGCAGGAGTGCCCACGACGGCGGTGCGCTACGACGGCGTCATCCACGACTTCATGGTTCTGGACGCGATGCGCGGCACCCAGGCCGCCATGGCGGCCACTCGCCAGGCCGCGGACTTCCTCCGCGAGGTGCTTCACCCATGA
- a CDS encoding AAA family ATPase, with product MKMPMIGREAEADRILKVVDAGRDASRTLLVLGEAGAGKTTLLTVAAERASGIGTKVLTSQGCEGETELSFASLRQLLRPLLPGIVELPGHLRKALETAFGSVAATEPADPMHLRVAVLTVLAEVSRRRPLLLIVDDVQLFDRDSRDVLGFAVRRLTVEPVTMLFAARGLTPPEGFVPGLPILAMGPLTGQASVRLMDAQPQAPAGRARMDVLEQAEGNPLAIIELCRSAFGDASQGTPVSGPPRSLRIQEMFASRLRALPEATQRLVLYAAASSGYTDLATVMAAAAAGCDLAGWEPAEEAALIAIVDGQVGFQHPLVRAASYQGSTARARRQAHADLAAVLADDPARRAWHLAAACVDPDETVAAALEETAELAGTRGGLFAAARAWERAAECSPDPEDKARRYAEAVRAAINAGDPSWVVELYAKVTALTRDRDVLSAAACGAARALSFFGRQREAFQIVMDAADPPPNDGRTLLTLTAVLNTLGVHSGLPEIRRPVASLLDRVVIEDVETSHTPLVPVEAVDAIRAGVLAGIDPVANAPAMLSRTRQPSLLDPLPGPGEAERLQVLGAVAFWADESDLCLDAFRKMSVLLRGQGAMGNGANSFPAMAATLIDTGRWAEADELLAEAWELAVVHKLVRVEVAVDALRVTLRGLRGSSTESVRSGAGVPPPELSWTAVDLEENRAAHVWLLRAAATAATAAGDFEGAYRHLRRLFGDDGAPLHYFHSPRLVADLAAAAFRAGRRQEAATVVAAVREAAGPEPTTRMTLLLHHAEALVGADKDAEQHFRLAVVNPAAEQWPFARALARFHYAQWLRRHRHPSESRALLTAAWESFSRLGAEGMAGQARAELRASGVAMTATTLDPLSTLTAHEEKIVRMAARGLSNREIAERFVVSPRTIGAHLYRVYPKLGVSSRHQLRDFFNDL from the coding sequence ATGAAGATGCCGATGATCGGTCGCGAAGCGGAGGCAGATCGGATCCTGAAGGTGGTCGACGCCGGCCGGGACGCCTCGCGGACTCTCCTGGTGCTCGGTGAGGCCGGCGCGGGCAAGACGACATTGTTGACCGTCGCCGCCGAGCGTGCGTCGGGGATCGGAACGAAGGTCCTGACATCCCAGGGCTGTGAAGGCGAGACGGAGCTGTCCTTCGCTTCCTTGCGCCAACTGCTGCGTCCGCTCCTGCCCGGCATCGTCGAGTTGCCCGGGCACCTGCGTAAAGCGCTGGAGACGGCGTTCGGCTCGGTCGCCGCCACAGAGCCGGCCGACCCGATGCATCTGCGGGTCGCCGTCCTGACGGTGCTCGCCGAGGTGTCACGGCGTCGGCCGCTGCTGCTGATCGTGGACGATGTGCAGCTGTTCGACCGCGATTCCCGCGACGTCCTGGGCTTCGCAGTGCGGCGGCTCACCGTCGAGCCGGTGACGATGCTGTTCGCCGCGCGTGGTCTGACGCCGCCGGAGGGCTTCGTGCCGGGGCTTCCGATCCTGGCCATGGGGCCGCTGACCGGCCAGGCATCGGTTCGGCTGATGGACGCCCAGCCCCAGGCCCCGGCTGGCCGCGCCCGGATGGATGTGCTCGAGCAGGCGGAAGGCAATCCTCTGGCCATCATCGAGCTGTGCCGCTCGGCGTTCGGGGACGCCTCACAGGGGACGCCGGTAAGCGGGCCGCCCCGAAGCCTGCGTATCCAGGAGATGTTCGCCTCCCGGCTCCGCGCCCTGCCGGAGGCCACCCAACGGCTGGTCCTGTACGCGGCTGCGTCCTCGGGCTACACGGATCTGGCGACCGTCATGGCGGCTGCGGCGGCGGGCTGCGATCTGGCGGGATGGGAGCCCGCGGAGGAAGCCGCACTGATAGCCATCGTCGACGGCCAGGTCGGGTTTCAGCACCCCCTGGTCCGCGCCGCCTCCTACCAGGGGTCCACCGCCCGTGCCCGGCGCCAGGCGCACGCCGATCTGGCCGCGGTGCTCGCCGACGATCCCGCGCGCCGGGCCTGGCACCTGGCGGCAGCGTGCGTCGACCCCGACGAGACGGTGGCCGCGGCTCTGGAGGAGACGGCAGAACTGGCCGGGACACGCGGCGGCCTGTTCGCGGCTGCGCGCGCCTGGGAACGGGCCGCCGAGTGCAGTCCCGATCCGGAAGACAAGGCGCGCCGGTATGCCGAGGCGGTCCGGGCCGCGATCAACGCGGGGGACCCCTCTTGGGTCGTCGAGCTGTACGCCAAGGTCACGGCCTTGACGCGGGATCGGGATGTACTGAGCGCGGCGGCCTGTGGCGCGGCCCGGGCGTTGTCCTTCTTCGGCCGTCAGCGGGAGGCCTTCCAGATCGTGATGGACGCGGCCGACCCGCCGCCCAACGACGGCAGGACCCTGCTCACCCTGACCGCCGTGCTGAACACCCTCGGCGTCCATTCGGGGCTGCCCGAGATCCGTCGTCCAGTCGCATCCCTCCTCGATCGGGTGGTGATCGAGGATGTCGAGACGTCCCATACGCCGCTGGTGCCCGTCGAGGCTGTCGACGCCATCCGGGCGGGTGTGCTGGCCGGGATCGATCCGGTCGCCAACGCCCCCGCGATGCTCAGCCGGACCCGGCAGCCCTCCCTGCTGGACCCGCTGCCCGGCCCGGGTGAGGCGGAGCGGCTCCAAGTCCTCGGAGCCGTCGCGTTCTGGGCCGACGAGTCAGACCTTTGCCTCGATGCCTTCCGGAAGATGTCGGTGCTGCTGCGCGGGCAGGGGGCCATGGGAAACGGGGCGAACTCGTTTCCCGCGATGGCCGCGACGCTGATCGATACCGGCCGGTGGGCCGAGGCCGACGAGTTGCTGGCCGAGGCGTGGGAACTCGCTGTCGTCCACAAGCTGGTGCGCGTCGAGGTCGCTGTCGACGCTTTGCGGGTGACCCTGCGTGGGCTGCGCGGCTCCAGCACCGAGTCCGTTCGCTCCGGTGCCGGGGTTCCCCCGCCGGAATTGTCGTGGACGGCCGTCGATCTGGAGGAGAACCGGGCCGCGCATGTCTGGCTGTTGCGGGCGGCCGCCACCGCCGCGACGGCCGCCGGTGATTTCGAGGGCGCTTACCGGCATCTCCGGCGGCTGTTCGGCGACGACGGGGCACCGCTGCACTACTTCCACTCGCCGAGGTTGGTCGCCGATCTCGCAGCCGCCGCCTTCCGCGCTGGCCGCCGGCAGGAGGCTGCGACAGTCGTGGCGGCGGTTCGCGAGGCGGCGGGGCCGGAGCCGACGACCCGGATGACGCTGCTGCTGCACCATGCTGAAGCTCTGGTCGGTGCGGACAAGGATGCCGAGCAGCACTTCCGCCTGGCCGTGGTGAATCCCGCTGCTGAGCAGTGGCCTTTCGCGCGTGCCCTGGCCCGGTTCCACTATGCGCAGTGGTTGCGCCGGCATCGTCATCCTTCGGAATCCCGAGCTCTGTTGACGGCGGCGTGGGAGTCGTTCAGCCGGCTCGGTGCGGAGGGCATGGCCGGGCAGGCGCGTGCTGAACTGCGGGCCAGTGGTGTCGCCATGACGGCGACTACGCTTGATCCACTCTCCACGCTGACCGCCCACGAGGAGAAGATCGTCAGGATGGCGGCCCGCGGGCTGAGCAATCGGGAGATCGCCGAGCGATTCGTGGTGTCGCCCCGGACGATCGGCGCGCACCTCTATCGCGTGTACCCGAAACTCGGGGTCAGCAGCCGGCACCAGCTGCGCGACTTCTTCAACGATCTGTGA
- a CDS encoding alpha/beta hydrolase produces the protein MKDETAATGGGRDRGTAVVLDPAIQRFVDASAAPPYLHQLGPLDGRQALSEAQGRTLEDYGLDVEFLVAPVGPSGLVGFWTFRPSGQSGPLPVVVYVHGGRWMLGDAQTHERMISELTVASGAVFVVPEYSRTPEARYPVALEECYSLLTWVVQNATALRLNGRRLAVAGDCAGATLATAVTMAARQRGGPRIRAQLLYYPMTDPSAQTASRAEFASGYLLTREALEGYWQQYTDDERELAEPTAAPLRATSADLAGLPTAMVVSAEADVVRDEAEQYARRLRKAGVAVTAIRYLGTVHDFVSLNAIRDSPPARAAIRQGGSFLEHALADLR, from the coding sequence ATGAAAGACGAAACGGCTGCGACTGGCGGCGGTCGCGACCGCGGAACCGCCGTCGTCCTCGATCCGGCGATCCAGCGGTTCGTCGATGCTTCGGCTGCGCCGCCGTACCTGCATCAGCTCGGCCCGCTCGACGGTCGGCAGGCGCTGTCGGAGGCTCAGGGCCGAACCCTGGAGGACTACGGCCTGGATGTGGAATTCCTGGTGGCGCCCGTGGGACCGTCGGGGCTCGTGGGCTTCTGGACGTTTCGCCCCTCCGGCCAGTCCGGCCCGCTCCCGGTGGTCGTCTACGTCCACGGCGGCCGGTGGATGCTGGGCGACGCCCAGACCCATGAGCGCATGATCAGTGAGCTGACGGTAGCCAGCGGCGCGGTGTTCGTCGTCCCCGAATACAGCCGCACGCCCGAGGCGCGCTATCCGGTCGCCTTGGAAGAGTGCTACTCGCTGCTGACCTGGGTCGTCCAGAACGCCACCGCGCTGCGTCTGAACGGCCGGCGCCTCGCGGTGGCCGGCGATTGCGCCGGAGCGACCTTGGCCACGGCCGTGACCATGGCGGCCAGACAACGGGGCGGTCCTCGTATACGCGCGCAACTGCTGTACTACCCGATGACCGACCCGAGCGCGCAGACCGCTTCACGCGCTGAGTTCGCCTCCGGCTACTTGCTCACTCGCGAAGCCCTGGAGGGGTACTGGCAGCAGTACACCGACGACGAGCGGGAACTCGCCGAACCCACTGCCGCACCGCTGCGGGCGACATCGGCGGATCTGGCAGGACTGCCGACGGCCATGGTCGTCTCGGCGGAGGCGGACGTCGTCCGCGACGAGGCTGAGCAGTACGCGCGCCGGCTCCGGAAGGCTGGTGTCGCCGTCACAGCCATCCGGTACCTGGGGACCGTCCACGATTTCGTCTCGCTCAACGCGATCCGCGACAGCCCGCCCGCGCGGGCCGCGATCCGCCAGGGCGGCAGCTTCCTCGAACACGCTCTGGCGGATCTGCGCTGA
- a CDS encoding alpha/beta fold hydrolase — translation MSFITTTDGTKIFYKDWGSGQPVVFSHGWPLNADVWDEQMKLVADAGFRAIAHDRRGHGRSDQPWTGNDMDTYADDLAQLVQTLDLTDAIHVGHSTGGGEVARYIGRHGSSRVAKAVLLGAVPPIMVKTDANPDGLPIDVFDGIRAGVLADRSQFFKDLAEPFYGFNRPDAARSQGMVDSFQAWGMQCGLKGAYDCIKQFSETDFTADLERIDVPTLVAHGEDDQIVPYTDAALKTAEIVKDATLKIYAGGSHGLQGEYRKAFEADLLAFIKG, via the coding sequence ATGAGTTTCATCACCACCACCGACGGCACGAAGATCTTCTACAAGGACTGGGGCAGCGGGCAGCCGGTGGTCTTCAGCCACGGCTGGCCGCTGAACGCCGATGTCTGGGACGAGCAGATGAAGCTGGTCGCCGACGCCGGTTTCCGCGCCATCGCCCACGACCGGCGCGGCCACGGCCGCTCGGACCAGCCGTGGACCGGCAACGACATGGACACCTACGCCGACGACCTGGCACAGCTGGTCCAGACCCTGGACCTGACCGACGCCATCCACGTCGGGCACTCCACCGGCGGCGGCGAAGTCGCCCGGTACATCGGCCGCCACGGCTCCTCGCGGGTGGCCAAGGCCGTCCTGCTCGGCGCCGTGCCGCCGATCATGGTCAAGACCGACGCCAACCCCGATGGCCTGCCGATCGACGTGTTCGACGGCATCCGGGCCGGCGTGCTGGCCGACCGGTCGCAGTTCTTCAAGGACCTCGCGGAGCCCTTCTACGGCTTCAACCGTCCGGACGCGGCGCGTTCGCAGGGCATGGTGGACTCGTTCCAGGCCTGGGGCATGCAGTGCGGACTGAAGGGCGCCTACGACTGCATCAAGCAGTTCTCGGAGACCGACTTCACCGCCGACCTGGAGCGCATCGACGTGCCCACGCTGGTGGCGCACGGCGAGGACGACCAGATCGTGCCCTACACCGACGCCGCGTTGAAGACCGCAGAGATCGTCAAGGACGCCACCCTCAAGATCTACGCGGGCGGTTCGCACGGCCTGCAGGGTGAGTACCGCAAGGCGTTCGAGGCCGACCTGCTCGCCTTCATCAAGGGCTAG